The sequence AACACCCAGCTCGTTCGCCTTGTCCAGCTTGCTGCCGGCCTCGGCACCGGCCACCACGTAGTCGGTCTTCTTGCTCACCGAGCCCGCCACCTTGGCGCCGGCGGCTTCCAGCATGGCCTTGGCGTCCTCCCGCTTGAGCGTGGGGAAGGTGCCGGTGAGCACGAAGGTCTTGCCCGCCAGCGGCTGGGGTGCGCGCTCGGCGGGTTCGCCCTCCTCCCAGGTCACCCCGCAGGCGCGCAACTGCTCCACCACCTCGCGGTTGTGCGGCTGGTCGAAGAAGGTGCGGATGCTTTGCGCCACCACCGGGCCCACATCGTTCACCTCGGAAAGGGCTTCGAGGCTGGCGTCCATGATCCGATCGAGCTGGCCGAAATGGCGCGCGAGCTCCTTGGCGGTGGCTTCGCCCACGTGGCGGATGCCCAGGCCGAACAGGAAACGCGGCAGCGTTGTGCGTTTGGACTTCTCCAAGGCCGCCAGGATGTTCTGCGCCGACTTCTCGGCCATGCGGTCCAGCGCCAGCAGCGACGTGAGACCCAGGCGGTACAGGTCGGGCAGGGTCTTGACCACGCCCGCGTCCACCAGCTGCTCCACCAGCTTGTCGCCCAGGCCCTCGATTTCCACCGCGCGGCGCTGGGCGAAGTGCAGCAGGGCCTGCTTGCGCTGGGCGCCGCAGAACAGCCCGCCGGAGCACCGGTAGTCCACCTCGCCTTCTTCGCGCACGGCATCGCTGCCGCACACCGGGCATTGGCGGGGCAGGCTGAAGGGTTCAGGGTCGCCCACGCGCTTGTCAAGCAGCACAGACACCACCTCGGGAATGACATCGCCCGCACGGCGCACGATCACCGTGTCGCCCACGCGCACGTCCTTGCGGCGTGCCTCGTCCTCGTTGTGCAGCGTCGCGTTGGTCACCGTCACGCCGCCCACGAACACCGGCGCCAGTTTGGCCACCGGCGTGAGCTTGCCGGTGCGGCCCACCTGCACGTCGATGGCCAGCACGGTGGTGAGCTGTTCCTGCGCGGGGTATTTGTGCGCCACGGCCCAGCGCGGCTCGCGGGTGACAAAGCCCAGTTGCCGCTGCAGTGCCAACGAATTGACCTTGTAGACCACGCCGTCAATGTCGTAGGGCAGCTGGTCGCGGCTGGCGCCAATGCGCTGGTGAAAAGCAACAAGGGCGTCTGCGCCGCTGCACAGGGCGGTCTGCTCGGCCACCGGGAAACCCCAGCCCTTGAGCTGCATGAGCAGCTCGAAGTGGGTCACGAACGCGGGCCCGCCCTGGTCGGGCGGTGTGATTTCGCCGAGGCCGTAGGCGAAGAAGCTCAAAGGCCGCTGGGCGGCAATGCCGGAGTCGAGCTGCCGCACCGCGCCGGCGGCGGCGTTGCGCGGGTTCACAAACGTCTTTTCACCTTTCGCGCCGGCGGCGATCTTGGCGCGCTGCTTCTCGTTGAGCGCATCGAAGTCGTCGCGCCGCATGTACACCTCGCCGCGCACTTCAAGCACCGCCGGCGCGTCGGCCGGCAGACGAAGCGGCACCTGCTGGATGGTGCGCACATTGGTGGTGACGTCTTCGCCCACCTCACCGTCACCGCGCGTGGCGGCCTGCACCAGCACACCGCCCTCGTAGCGCAGGCTC is a genomic window of Hydrogenophaga sp. RAC07 containing:
- the ligA gene encoding NAD-dependent DNA ligase LigA, which codes for MTPDLFAAEPSPAERAAQLRAQLHHHAHRYYTLDDPEIPDAEYDRLFRELQAIEAAHPELLTSDSPTQRVGGRVLDAFTPVRHRVPMLSINTETDTEPSGARNFDTRVRRALGLTDADAPVDYVAELKFDGLAMSLRYEGGVLVQAATRGDGEVGEDVTTNVRTIQQVPLRLPADAPAVLEVRGEVYMRRDDFDALNEKQRAKIAAGAKGEKTFVNPRNAAAGAVRQLDSGIAAQRPLSFFAYGLGEITPPDQGGPAFVTHFELLMQLKGWGFPVAEQTALCSGADALVAFHQRIGASRDQLPYDIDGVVYKVNSLALQRQLGFVTREPRWAVAHKYPAQEQLTTVLAIDVQVGRTGKLTPVAKLAPVFVGGVTVTNATLHNEDEARRKDVRVGDTVIVRRAGDVIPEVVSVLLDKRVGDPEPFSLPRQCPVCGSDAVREEGEVDYRCSGGLFCGAQRKQALLHFAQRRAVEIEGLGDKLVEQLVDAGVVKTLPDLYRLGLTSLLALDRMAEKSAQNILAALEKSKRTTLPRFLFGLGIRHVGEATAKELARHFGQLDRIMDASLEALSEVNDVGPVVAQSIRTFFDQPHNREVVEQLRACGVTWEEGEPAERAPQPLAGKTFVLTGTFPTLKREDAKAMLEAAGAKVAGSVSKKTDYVVAGAEAGSKLDKANELGVSVLDEAGMLALLGSIT